One window of the Nicotiana tabacum cultivar K326 chromosome 4, ASM71507v2, whole genome shotgun sequence genome contains the following:
- the LOC107791379 gene encoding uncharacterized protein LOC107791379: MRRSAEFDDMSGLKKGPWTPEEDQKLVDYIHKYGHENWRALPKLAGLNRCGKSCRLRWTNYLRPDIKRGKFSEDEEKLIVKLHSLLGNKWSAIATRLPGRTDNEIKNYWNTHLRKKLLQMGIDPVTHRPRTDHINLFNALIGNLPPQLLAAFTSSFINTNTSSINPQFDMNNTLTNSLFSDTTQLIHQIQLLQNSSLLVNSLIRNATATTSPLNIEALNQILGSHNQLQEYNSTFQQFLSNSSDSLIDFGLKSSNVNAEFTHANNFSGKLDYQEINDTKLGGDQLILSGTCSTSSSVIGNDQMKNISKMPNENTSDIYPKQELIMQPSSASTSTFEAWDQIMGNEEASDSYWRDISNH; encoded by the exons ATGAGAAGATCAGCAGAATTTGATGATATGAGTGGGCTAAAAAAAGGTCCTTGGACTCCAGAAGAAGATCAAAAGCTAGTTGATTACATCCACAAATATGGCCATGAAAATTGGAGAGCTCTTCCTAAACTTGCTGGACTTAATCGCTGTGGAAAAAGCTGCCGCCTTAGGTGGACTAATTATCTCAGGCCTGATATCAAGAGAGGCAAATTCTctgaagatgaagaaaaactcatcgTCAAACTCCACTCACTCCTCGGTAACAA ATGGTCAGCAATTGCAACACGTCTACCGGGACGAACTGATAATGAGATCAAGAATTACTGGAATACTCATCTGAGAAAGAAACTTCTGCAGATGGGAATTGACCCTGTAACTCATAGGCCTAGAACTGATCATATCAACCTTTTTAATGCCTTAATTGGGAATTTGCCTCCTCAACTTCTTGCTGCTTTTACTTCCAGTTTTATCAATACTAATACTAGTTCCATCAACCCTCAATTCGATATGAATAATACTCTCACCAATTCCTTGTTTTCAGATACGACTCAACTAATTCACCAAATCCAATTGTTACAGAACTCTAGCTTATTAGTTAATTCTCTAATTAGAAATGCCACTGCAACAACTTCTCCCTTAAATATAGAAGCTTTGAACCAAATTTTAGGGTCACATAATCAGCTTCAAGAGTACAACTCTACCTTCCAGCAATTTCTATCCAACAGTAGTGACTCATTAATTGATTTTGGTCTCAAATCCTCAAATGTAAATGCAGAATTCACACATGCAAATAATTTTTCTGGTAAATTAGATTATCAGGAAATTAATGACACTAAATTAGGAGGTGATCAACTGATACTGAGTGGCACATGTAGCACGTCATCAAGTGTTATTGGAAATGATCAAATGAAAAATATCAGTAAAATGCCAAACGAGAACACAAGCGATATCTACCCAAAACAAGAGCTGATAATGCAGCCTTCATCTGCATCAACGTCCACCTTTGAAGCCTGGGACCAAATTATGGGTAATGAAGAAGCAAGCGACTCTTACTGGAGAGACATCTCAAATCATTGA